The following are encoded together in the Ooceraea biroi isolate clonal line C1 chromosome 2, Obir_v5.4, whole genome shotgun sequence genome:
- the LOC113561479 gene encoding paramyosin, short form-like translates to MAAYMPPIYMPLESKWRHYPTYIYDRNYGYGMNYYQPMIDYMDNKRLLMRSTLPEFERKIELPELPWSDGRVLWEDKRIQPYTRDDLIKHAIDAEDGARDHLSHFKIANRSDFSLAKTVHASRVTKEIFPHTGEDLKRLPMPLMFASSRARGEFKEIQQETVNDIKLKALKDVQLMTQVHNALDYGKNLRGRSAKAIEFQLRAETMKNLTKSQELADIRKFQREVMHSPWDDKGYDRLIDERTKSLIDEDKLTQPLDTLSRELRGYEQKSSNYFLDKRYQNRARQELLHGCRGCEYYNVKRGK, encoded by the exons ATGGCAGCTTACATGCCACCGATTTACATGCCACTGGAGTCAAAATGGCGACACTATCCGACGTACATCTACGATAGAAATTACGGTTATGGTATGAATTACTATCAGCCGATGATTGATTATATGGACAATAAGCGACTCTTAATGAGATCAACTTTGCCggaatttgaaagaaaaatagaattacCTGAGCTACCCTGGTCCGACGGTAGGGTCTTATGGGAGGACAAAAGGATACAACCCTACACGAGAGACGATCTTATTAAGCATGCGATCGACGCCGAGGATGGGGCTAGAGATCATTTATCTCACTTCAAG ATAGCAAATCGCTCGGACTTCAGCCTGGCCAAGACCGTGCACGCAAGTCGCGTGACCAAGGAGATTTTTCCGCACACGGGTGAGGATCTGAAGAGACTGCCGATGCCGCTGATGTTCGCcagctctcgcgcgcgcggcgagttCAAGGAGATCCAGCAGGAGACGGTGAACGATATTAAACTGAAGGCGCTGAAGGACGTCCAACTGATGACCCAGGTGCATAACGCGTTGGACTATGGTAAAAATCTCCGGGGAAGATCCGCGAAAGCGATAGAGTTTCAGCTAAGAGCGGAGACGATGAAGAACCTGACCAAGAGTCAGGAGTTGGCGGATATTCGAAAGTTTCAGAGGGAAGTCATGCATTCCCCCTGGGATGACAAAGGATACGACAGACTCATAGACGAGAGGACCAAAAGTCTGATCGACGAGGATAAGCTGACTCAGCCACTCGATACGCTTAGCAGGGAGCTGCGCGGATACGAGCAGAAGAGCAGCAATTATTTTCTAGATAAGAGGTACCAAAATCGAGCGAGGCAAGAACTTTTGCATGGTTGTCGAGGATGCGAGTATTATAATGTTAAGCGTGGCAAATAG
- the LOC105287968 gene encoding TGF-beta receptor type-1 isoform X3: MRDVRDAGMASFLALALLCLLHASCPVDGVLKCHCDICPDTNHTCETDGYCFASTSLENDVITYARRCVPKQLPPTQPDPLIFCMTSDSRNTTFVIECCKEDFCNRDLKPQLHPRNKEVSSGGDDETWVTWKMALTIALPVCVISVIVMVIYHIHMTKKRPRHFPDDSMEAPDRPILGGVTIKDMLEMTTSGSGSVGLPLLVQRSIARQIQLVETIGKGRFGEVWRGRWRGENVAVKIFSSREERSWFREAEIYQTVMLRHDNILGFIAADNKDNGTWTQLWLITDYHEKGSLFDYLNRSSVDTNGMIRMALSIATGLAHLHMEIVGTQGKPAIAHRDLKSKNILVKTNGTCAIGDLGLAVRHDVITDTVDIQLNNRVGTKRYMAPEVLEEMINMNHFDSFKRADVYALGLILWEIARRCNVGGIHEEYQLPFYDLVPSDPTIEEMRKVVCTDRQRPSIPNRWQSIEALQVMSKVMKECWYHNAAARLTALRIKKSLANYGAMEDLK; encoded by the exons GAGTGCTGAAGTGCCATTGCGACATTTGTCCGGACACCAATCACACATGCGAAACCGATGGCTACTGTTTCGCTAGTACGAGTCTGGAAAATGACGTCATCACGTATGCTCGGAG GTGCGTGCCTAAACAGCTGCCGCCGACGCAGCCCGATCCGCTCATCTTCTGCATGACGAGCGACTCGCGAAACACGACCTTCGTCATCGAGTGCTGCAAAGAGGATTTTTGCAATCGGGATCTGAAACCCCAGCTGCACCCTCGCAACAAAGAAG TGTCGTCGGGCGGTGACGACGAGACGTGGGTCACCTGGAAAATGGCCTTGACGATAGCACTGCCAGTATGCGTGATCAGCGTGATCGTTATGGTCATCTATCACATACACATGACCAAAAAGAGGCCCAGACACTTTCCGGACGATTCGATGGAGGCTCCGGACCGGCCGATTTTGGGCGGCGTCACTATTAAGGATATGTTGGAGATGACTACGAGTGGCAGCGGTTCGG TAGGCCTGCCGCTTCTGGTACAACGGAGCATAGCGCGCCAGATTCAGCTCGTGGAGACGATCGGAAAAGGTCGCTTCGGCGAGGTTTGGCGCGGTCGTTGGCGCGGCGAGAACGTCGCCGTGAAGATCTTTAGCTCGCGAGAGGAGAGATCCTGGTTCCGGGAAGCCGAGATCTACCAAACGGTGATGCTGAGGCACGACAACATCCTAGGTTTTATCGCTGCCGATAACAAAG ATAACGGCACGTGGACACAGCTGTGGCTGATAACGGATTATCACGAAAAGGGCTCGCTCTTCGATTATCTCAACAGATCGAGCGTCGATACGAATGGTATGATAAGGATGGCCTTGTCGATCGCCACCGGTTTGGCGCATCTTCACATGGAAATAGTCGGCACGCAAGGCAAGCCGGCCATTGCTCACAGGGACCTGAAGTCAAAAAATATCCTCGTGAAGACTAATGGTACCTGCGCCATAGGCGACCTCGGATTGGCCGTCAGGCACGACGTAATCACGGATACCGTCGACATTCAGCTTAACAACAGAGTCGGCACGAAGCGATACATGGCGCCTGAG GTTCTTGAAGAGATGATAAACATGAATCACTTCGACTCGTTCAAGAGGGCCGATGTGTACGCGCTCGGCCTGATCCTCTGGGAGATCGCCAGGCGTTGCAATGTCGGCGGAATTCACGAGGAGTATCAGCTGCCCTTTTACGATTTGGTGCCTTCCGATCCAACTATCGAGGAAATGCGAAAAGTCGTGTGCACCGACCGACAGCGGCCGTCGATACCGAATCGATGGCAATCGATCGAA GCCCTACAAGTAATGTCGAAGGTGATGAAGGAATGTTGGTACCATAACGCCGCCGCCAGGCTGACCGCACTCAGGATCAAGAAATCGCTCGCTAATTATGGCGCTATGGAGGACCTGAAGTAG
- the LOC105287968 gene encoding TGF-beta receptor type-1 isoform X2, with translation MRDVRDAGMASFLALALLCLLHASCPVDGVLKCHCDICPDTNHTCETDGYCFASTSLENDVITYARRCYNKEQFFPDTEYSVWCTTNSTLRSPDGIKFVVACCDHSDYCNRDLRPSFPTHESRGWPYSRFTNHLGRVSSGGDDETWVTWKMALTIALPVCVISVIVMVIYHIHMTKKRPRHFPDDSMEAPDRPILGGVTIKDMLEMTTSGSGSGLPLLVQRSIARQIQLVETIGKGRFGEVWRGRWRGENVAVKIFSSREERSWFREAEIYQTVMLRHDNILGFIAADNKDNGTWTQLWLITDYHEKGSLFDYLNRSSVDTNGMIRMALSIATGLAHLHMEIVGTQGKPAIAHRDLKSKNILVKTNGTCAIGDLGLAVRHDVITDTVDIQLNNRVGTKRYMAPEVLEEMINMNHFDSFKRADVYALGLILWEIARRCNVGGIHEEYQLPFYDLVPSDPTIEEMRKVVCTDRQRPSIPNRWQSIEALQVMSKVMKECWYHNAAARLTALRIKKSLANYGAMEDLK, from the exons GAGTGCTGAAGTGCCATTGCGACATTTGTCCGGACACCAATCACACATGCGAAACCGATGGCTACTGTTTCGCTAGTACGAGTCTGGAAAATGACGTCATCACGTATGCTCGGAG gTGTTACAATAAGGAGCAGTTCTTCCCGGACACCGAGTATTCTGTCTGGTGCACTACAAACAGTACGCTACGCAGTCCAGATGGCATCAAATTCGTGGTCGCCTGTTGCGATCATTCCGACTACTGCAATCGCGATCTAAGGCCCTCCTTTCCCACTCACGAGTCCAGAGGTTGGCCGTATTCTCGCTTTACGAACCACCTCGGAAGAG TGTCGTCGGGCGGTGACGACGAGACGTGGGTCACCTGGAAAATGGCCTTGACGATAGCACTGCCAGTATGCGTGATCAGCGTGATCGTTATGGTCATCTATCACATACACATGACCAAAAAGAGGCCCAGACACTTTCCGGACGATTCGATGGAGGCTCCGGACCGGCCGATTTTGGGCGGCGTCACTATTAAGGATATGTTGGAGATGACTACGAGTGGCAGCGGTTCGG GCCTGCCGCTTCTGGTACAACGGAGCATAGCGCGCCAGATTCAGCTCGTGGAGACGATCGGAAAAGGTCGCTTCGGCGAGGTTTGGCGCGGTCGTTGGCGCGGCGAGAACGTCGCCGTGAAGATCTTTAGCTCGCGAGAGGAGAGATCCTGGTTCCGGGAAGCCGAGATCTACCAAACGGTGATGCTGAGGCACGACAACATCCTAGGTTTTATCGCTGCCGATAACAAAG ATAACGGCACGTGGACACAGCTGTGGCTGATAACGGATTATCACGAAAAGGGCTCGCTCTTCGATTATCTCAACAGATCGAGCGTCGATACGAATGGTATGATAAGGATGGCCTTGTCGATCGCCACCGGTTTGGCGCATCTTCACATGGAAATAGTCGGCACGCAAGGCAAGCCGGCCATTGCTCACAGGGACCTGAAGTCAAAAAATATCCTCGTGAAGACTAATGGTACCTGCGCCATAGGCGACCTCGGATTGGCCGTCAGGCACGACGTAATCACGGATACCGTCGACATTCAGCTTAACAACAGAGTCGGCACGAAGCGATACATGGCGCCTGAG GTTCTTGAAGAGATGATAAACATGAATCACTTCGACTCGTTCAAGAGGGCCGATGTGTACGCGCTCGGCCTGATCCTCTGGGAGATCGCCAGGCGTTGCAATGTCGGCGGAATTCACGAGGAGTATCAGCTGCCCTTTTACGATTTGGTGCCTTCCGATCCAACTATCGAGGAAATGCGAAAAGTCGTGTGCACCGACCGACAGCGGCCGTCGATACCGAATCGATGGCAATCGATCGAA GCCCTACAAGTAATGTCGAAGGTGATGAAGGAATGTTGGTACCATAACGCCGCCGCCAGGCTGACCGCACTCAGGATCAAGAAATCGCTCGCTAATTATGGCGCTATGGAGGACCTGAAGTAG
- the LOC105287968 gene encoding TGF-beta receptor type-1 isoform X1 — protein MRDVRDAGMASFLALALLCLLHASCPVDGVLKCHCDICPDTNHTCETDGYCFASTSLENDVITYARRCYNKEQFFPDTEYSVWCTTNSTLRSPDGIKFVVACCDHSDYCNRDLRPSFPTHESRGWPYSRFTNHLGRVSSGGDDETWVTWKMALTIALPVCVISVIVMVIYHIHMTKKRPRHFPDDSMEAPDRPILGGVTIKDMLEMTTSGSGSVGLPLLVQRSIARQIQLVETIGKGRFGEVWRGRWRGENVAVKIFSSREERSWFREAEIYQTVMLRHDNILGFIAADNKDNGTWTQLWLITDYHEKGSLFDYLNRSSVDTNGMIRMALSIATGLAHLHMEIVGTQGKPAIAHRDLKSKNILVKTNGTCAIGDLGLAVRHDVITDTVDIQLNNRVGTKRYMAPEVLEEMINMNHFDSFKRADVYALGLILWEIARRCNVGGIHEEYQLPFYDLVPSDPTIEEMRKVVCTDRQRPSIPNRWQSIEALQVMSKVMKECWYHNAAARLTALRIKKSLANYGAMEDLK, from the exons GAGTGCTGAAGTGCCATTGCGACATTTGTCCGGACACCAATCACACATGCGAAACCGATGGCTACTGTTTCGCTAGTACGAGTCTGGAAAATGACGTCATCACGTATGCTCGGAG gTGTTACAATAAGGAGCAGTTCTTCCCGGACACCGAGTATTCTGTCTGGTGCACTACAAACAGTACGCTACGCAGTCCAGATGGCATCAAATTCGTGGTCGCCTGTTGCGATCATTCCGACTACTGCAATCGCGATCTAAGGCCCTCCTTTCCCACTCACGAGTCCAGAGGTTGGCCGTATTCTCGCTTTACGAACCACCTCGGAAGAG TGTCGTCGGGCGGTGACGACGAGACGTGGGTCACCTGGAAAATGGCCTTGACGATAGCACTGCCAGTATGCGTGATCAGCGTGATCGTTATGGTCATCTATCACATACACATGACCAAAAAGAGGCCCAGACACTTTCCGGACGATTCGATGGAGGCTCCGGACCGGCCGATTTTGGGCGGCGTCACTATTAAGGATATGTTGGAGATGACTACGAGTGGCAGCGGTTCGG TAGGCCTGCCGCTTCTGGTACAACGGAGCATAGCGCGCCAGATTCAGCTCGTGGAGACGATCGGAAAAGGTCGCTTCGGCGAGGTTTGGCGCGGTCGTTGGCGCGGCGAGAACGTCGCCGTGAAGATCTTTAGCTCGCGAGAGGAGAGATCCTGGTTCCGGGAAGCCGAGATCTACCAAACGGTGATGCTGAGGCACGACAACATCCTAGGTTTTATCGCTGCCGATAACAAAG ATAACGGCACGTGGACACAGCTGTGGCTGATAACGGATTATCACGAAAAGGGCTCGCTCTTCGATTATCTCAACAGATCGAGCGTCGATACGAATGGTATGATAAGGATGGCCTTGTCGATCGCCACCGGTTTGGCGCATCTTCACATGGAAATAGTCGGCACGCAAGGCAAGCCGGCCATTGCTCACAGGGACCTGAAGTCAAAAAATATCCTCGTGAAGACTAATGGTACCTGCGCCATAGGCGACCTCGGATTGGCCGTCAGGCACGACGTAATCACGGATACCGTCGACATTCAGCTTAACAACAGAGTCGGCACGAAGCGATACATGGCGCCTGAG GTTCTTGAAGAGATGATAAACATGAATCACTTCGACTCGTTCAAGAGGGCCGATGTGTACGCGCTCGGCCTGATCCTCTGGGAGATCGCCAGGCGTTGCAATGTCGGCGGAATTCACGAGGAGTATCAGCTGCCCTTTTACGATTTGGTGCCTTCCGATCCAACTATCGAGGAAATGCGAAAAGTCGTGTGCACCGACCGACAGCGGCCGTCGATACCGAATCGATGGCAATCGATCGAA GCCCTACAAGTAATGTCGAAGGTGATGAAGGAATGTTGGTACCATAACGCCGCCGCCAGGCTGACCGCACTCAGGATCAAGAAATCGCTCGCTAATTATGGCGCTATGGAGGACCTGAAGTAG